One part of the Pithys albifrons albifrons isolate INPA30051 chromosome 21, PitAlb_v1, whole genome shotgun sequence genome encodes these proteins:
- the MYO19 gene encoding unconventional myosin-XIX isoform X1, which yields MPTQENGQNRDSLIQNDLSESFEEEVRAFLSDEEKLHLFDDLTKVNPVTTTTVLKCLQARYRVNLFYTNAGCSLVALNPFQPFSCLYSPELMREYHVALHPQDLKPHIFAVAEQTYRNVQNQMDPVNQSIIVSGESGAGKTWTSRCLMKFYASVAASVISPKGSETVERIEKRVLDSNPVMEAFGNACTLRNNNSSRFGKYIQLQLDRFHHLSSASIQTFLLEKTRVAYQAPNERNFHIFYQITKGATAEERLEWNLPEGAEYRWLPNSERNLDEDCFEVTRAAMFHLGIDRSTQSNIFKVLSGLLHLGNVQFSNPVDESQPCELEDKTKGFVKTTGDLLDIPVEELLESLRIRTITAGKQQQVFKKPCSRAECETRRDCLAKVIYARLFEWLVLVINESIYADPSVWTSFIGLLDVYGFEAFPENNLEQLCINYANEKLQQHFVAHYLKAQQEEYAAEGLQWSFINYQDNQNCLDLIEGNPISIFSLLNEECRLNRPSNTDLFQTRVEKALSTNQCLSRDKFSKKPNFIISHYAGKVCYQLAAMVEKNKDAVPPELVHVLQNSKDPLLQKLFPVTEKNQNNIKSQNRAPVVTVVSKFKSSLEHLMQILNRTTPHYIRCIKPNADCKAMTFKREEVLSQLQACGIVEAITISAAGFPVRIPFQSFTERYEILRKSCGSSKKRVCDESNSHTAEKKGETLVTDEDKASRSAVLEILQNVVKGQTTAEQTGNGAESPSVYCGKTKVFLASSVLELLEARRAEVLNEKAFCIQCCWRRFKQKKSAKEKRSATVIQAAVRSWLAKNRFRRMRRAANVIKHSWREWKAKMAALAAAELDEGEGKEFSAPGATVIPAKLPYSLDTTWPLQAVVQFWPLGLVLAAAPVTVTGPRRDLALLGCLRGLQESGCSRLDSNSLGCGITSVRALPQGSVKFHCRKSPLHYANISPHRDACSITGFNQILLDRKELLPT from the exons ATGCCAACGCAG GAAAATGGCCAAAACCGAGACTCTCTCATCCAGAATGACCTCAGTGAATCATTTGAAGAAGAAGTCAGAGCCTTCCTCAGTGATGAAGAGAAACTGCATCTTTTTGATGACCTCACAAAAGTAAATCCAGTGACAACTACGACAG ttctgaaaTGTCTTCAAGCAAGATACAGAGTCAACTTGTTTTATACAAatgctggctgcagcctggtgGCTTTAAATCCATTCCAGCCTTTCTCCTGCCTCTACTCACCTGAGCTTATGAGAGAGTACCATGTTGCACTTCATCCTCAG GATTTAAAACCTCACATCTTTGCAGTGGCTGAGCAAACCTACAGAAATGTCCAAAACCAGATGGACCCTGTGAACCAGTCTATCATTGTGAGTGGAGAAAGTGGTGCTGGGAAG ACCTGGACCTCTCGCTGCCTTATGAAATTCTATGCCTCTGTTGCTGCTTCAGTTATCTCCCCAAAAGGCAGTGAAACTGTGGAAAGGATAGAGAAGAGAGTGTTGGATTCCAACCCTGTCATGGAAGCATTTG GCAACGCGTGTACCCTGCGGAATAACAACAGCAGCCGCTTTGGGAAGTACATCCAGCTCCAGCTAGACAG atTCCACCATCTGAGTAGTGCTTCCATTCAGACCTTCCTTTTGGAGAAGACCAGAGTTGCCTATCAAGCCCCCAATGAAAGAAACTTCCATATTTTTTATCAG ATCACAAAAGGTGCTACTGCAGAGGAGAGGCTAGAGTGGAACCTTCCAGAAGGGGCTGAGTACCGCTGGCTGCCCAATTCTGAAAGAAACTTAGATG AGGACTGCTTCGAGGTGACCAGAGCTGCCATGTTCCACTTGGGCATCGACCGCTCCACGCAGAGCAATATTTTCAAG GTATTATCAGGCCTTCTCCACCTTGGGAACGTCCAATTCTCTAATCCAGTGGATGAATCTCAGCCTTGTGAACTAGAAGACAAAACCAAAG GTTTTGTGAAGACCACTGGAGATCTGCTGGACATTCCTGTCGAGGAACTACTGGAGTCATTAAGGATCCGGACAATAACTgctgggaaacagcagcaagTGTTCAAGAAGCCTTGCTCCAGAGCTGAGTGTGAGACCAGGAGGGACTGCCTGGCCAAGGTCATCTATGCCAG GTTGTTTGAATGGCTTGTTTTGGTCATCAACGAGAGCATCTATGCAGATCCATCAGTGTGGACCAGCTTCATAG GTCTGTTGGATGTTTATGGTTTTGAAGCCTTCCCTGAAAACAACTTGGAACAGCTTTGTATTAACTATGCCAACGAGaaactgcagcagcactttgtAGCACACTACCTGAAGGCACAACAG gAAGAATATGCAGCTGAGGGCCTGCAGTGGTCATTCATAAACTACCAGGATAACCAGAACTGCCTTGATCTGATAGAGGGAAATCCTATCAGcattttttccttgctgaatGAG GAGTGTCGCCTGAACAGACCCTCCAACACTGACCTGTTCCAAACCCGGGTGGAGAAAGCCTTATCTACTAATCAGTGTTTAAGTCGAGACAAGTTTAGTAAGAAGCCCAACTTCATTATTTCACATTATGCTGGCAAAGTCTGCTACCAGCTGGCAGCAATGGTGGAGAAAAATAAG GACGCTGTTCCACCAGAGCTGGTCCACGTTTTGCAGAACTCTAAGGACCCTTTGcttcaaaaattatttcctgtgaCAGAAAAGAACCAAAATAACATCAAAAGCCAGAACAGAGCACCTGTTGTTACAGTGGTGTCCAAATTCAAG AGCTCCCTTGAACATCTCATGCAGATTCTGAACAGAACCACACCACATTACATCCGCTGCATCAAGCCCAATGCTGACTGCAAGGCAATGACTTTTAAAAGAGAAGAG GTTCTCAGCCAGCTTCAGGCATGTGGAATAGTTGAAGCCATCACCATCAGTGCAGCAGGATTCCCTGTCAG GATTCCTTTCCAAAGTTTCACTGAGCGCTATGAAATACTCAGGAAGTCCTGTGGGTCCAGTAAAAAGAGAGTGTGTGATGAAAGCAACTCTCACACTGCTGAGAAAAAAG GCGAGACTCTGGTGACGGATGAAGACAAAGCGTCACGTTCTGCTGTTCTTGAGATCCTTCAGAACGTTGTTAAGGGACAAACCACTGCTGAGCAAACAGGGAATGGAGCAGAAAGCCCCTCAGTGTACTGTGGCAAAACCAAAGTATTCCTGGCCAGTTCTGTG CTGGAGCTACTGGaagccaggagagcagaggtgTTAAATGAGAAAGCATTCTGCATTCAGTGTTGCTGGAGAAGATTTAAACAGAAGAAATCAGCAAAGGAGAAACGGTCTGCAACTGTCATCCAAGCAG CTGTTCGTTCCTGGTTGGCCAAGAATCGCTTCCGAAGGATGCGCAGGGCTGCCAATGTCATCAAGCACAGCTGGAGGGAATGGAAG GCAAAAATGGCCGCATTGGCAGCAGCCGAACTGGatgagggggaaggaaaggaattcTCAGCTCCTGGAGCTACGGTGATCCCGGCCAAACTGCCTTATTCTTTGGACACAACGTGGCCTCTGCAGGCAGTTGTCCAGTTCTGGCCCCTGGGCCTTGTCCTGGCTGCTGCCCCTGTCACTGTCACGGGGCCCCGCAGGgacctggccctgctgggctgcctcagggggctccaggagagcggctgctccaggctggacagcaattccctgggctgtggcatCACCTCTGTCAGAGCTCTCCCACAG GGCTCTGTGAAGTTCCACTGCAGGAAGTCCCCCCTGCATTATGCCAACATCAGCCCCCACAGGGATGCCTGTTCCATCACAGGATTTAACCAGATTTTGCTGGACAGAAAGGAACTCCTGCCAACATAG
- the ZNHIT3 gene encoding zinc finger HIT domain-containing protein 3 — protein MRAPAACGECGEQERARYRCPGCSAAYCSVRCCRTHRERCAPRSSRERAQEREQGPPAAPPGPAHGPWSVDDILGEEDEQDRVPLQKLKLLGESEELRDLLLNPHLRQLLLTIDQAEDKSSLMRKFMQEPLFVEFADCCLRIVEPPEKENILPE, from the exons ATGCGGGCACCGGCGGCGTGTGGGGAGTGCGGGGAGCAGGAGCGGGCCCGGTACCGCTGTCCGGGCTGTTCTGCCGCATA CTGCTCCGTGCGGTGCTGCCGGACCCACCGCG AGCGCTGCGCGCCGCGATCCAGCCGGGAGCGGGCCCAGGAGCGGGAGCAGGGCCCGCCCGCAGCCCCGCCGGGTCCCGCACATGGCCCCTGGTCCGTGGACGACATCCTGGGAGAGGAGGACGAGCAGGACCGCGTCCCGCTGCAGAAACTCAAGCTTTTAG gAGAGTCAGAAGAACTGAGGGATTTGCTGCTGAACCCACACCTCCggcagctgctcctcaccatCGACCAGGCCGAAGACAAAAGCTCCCTCATGAGAAAGTTCATGCAGGAGCCCTTGTTTGTGGAGTTTGCAGATTGCTGCCTGAGGATTGTTGAGCCTCCCGAGAAGGAGAACATTCTCCCCGAATGA
- the MYO19 gene encoding unconventional myosin-XIX isoform X2 gives MPTQENGQNRDSLIQNDLSESFEEEVRAFLSDEEKLHLFDDLTKVNPVTTTTVLKCLQARYRVNLFYTNAGCSLVALNPFQPFSCLYSPELMREYHVALHPQDLKPHIFAVAEQTYRNVQNQMDPVNQSIIVSGESGAGKTWTSRCLMKFYASVAASVISPKGSETVERIEKRVLDSNPVMEAFGNACTLRNNNSSRFGKYIQLQLDRFHHLSSASIQTFLLEKTRVAYQAPNERNFHIFYQITKGATAEERLEWNLPEGAEYRWLPNSERNLDEDCFEVTRAAMFHLGIDRSTQSNIFKVLSGLLHLGNVQFSNPVDESQPCELEDKTKGFVKTTGDLLDIPVEELLESLRIRTITAGKQQQVFKKPCSRAECETRRDCLAKVIYARLFEWLVLVINESIYADPSVWTSFIGLLDVYGFEAFPENNLEQLCINYANEKLQQHFVAHYLKAQQAGTLSALWHQRAGTSCLTAWLCQFVQEISISLTTVCTFTFPGFFLMPALVRVPGVNGQ, from the exons ATGCCAACGCAG GAAAATGGCCAAAACCGAGACTCTCTCATCCAGAATGACCTCAGTGAATCATTTGAAGAAGAAGTCAGAGCCTTCCTCAGTGATGAAGAGAAACTGCATCTTTTTGATGACCTCACAAAAGTAAATCCAGTGACAACTACGACAG ttctgaaaTGTCTTCAAGCAAGATACAGAGTCAACTTGTTTTATACAAatgctggctgcagcctggtgGCTTTAAATCCATTCCAGCCTTTCTCCTGCCTCTACTCACCTGAGCTTATGAGAGAGTACCATGTTGCACTTCATCCTCAG GATTTAAAACCTCACATCTTTGCAGTGGCTGAGCAAACCTACAGAAATGTCCAAAACCAGATGGACCCTGTGAACCAGTCTATCATTGTGAGTGGAGAAAGTGGTGCTGGGAAG ACCTGGACCTCTCGCTGCCTTATGAAATTCTATGCCTCTGTTGCTGCTTCAGTTATCTCCCCAAAAGGCAGTGAAACTGTGGAAAGGATAGAGAAGAGAGTGTTGGATTCCAACCCTGTCATGGAAGCATTTG GCAACGCGTGTACCCTGCGGAATAACAACAGCAGCCGCTTTGGGAAGTACATCCAGCTCCAGCTAGACAG atTCCACCATCTGAGTAGTGCTTCCATTCAGACCTTCCTTTTGGAGAAGACCAGAGTTGCCTATCAAGCCCCCAATGAAAGAAACTTCCATATTTTTTATCAG ATCACAAAAGGTGCTACTGCAGAGGAGAGGCTAGAGTGGAACCTTCCAGAAGGGGCTGAGTACCGCTGGCTGCCCAATTCTGAAAGAAACTTAGATG AGGACTGCTTCGAGGTGACCAGAGCTGCCATGTTCCACTTGGGCATCGACCGCTCCACGCAGAGCAATATTTTCAAG GTATTATCAGGCCTTCTCCACCTTGGGAACGTCCAATTCTCTAATCCAGTGGATGAATCTCAGCCTTGTGAACTAGAAGACAAAACCAAAG GTTTTGTGAAGACCACTGGAGATCTGCTGGACATTCCTGTCGAGGAACTACTGGAGTCATTAAGGATCCGGACAATAACTgctgggaaacagcagcaagTGTTCAAGAAGCCTTGCTCCAGAGCTGAGTGTGAGACCAGGAGGGACTGCCTGGCCAAGGTCATCTATGCCAG GTTGTTTGAATGGCTTGTTTTGGTCATCAACGAGAGCATCTATGCAGATCCATCAGTGTGGACCAGCTTCATAG GTCTGTTGGATGTTTATGGTTTTGAAGCCTTCCCTGAAAACAACTTGGAACAGCTTTGTATTAACTATGCCAACGAGaaactgcagcagcactttgtAGCACACTACCTGAAGGCACAACAG GCTGGGACATTATCTGCTTTATGGCACCAGCGTGCTGGCACCTCCTGTCTCACGGCGTGGCTTTGTCAGTTTGTCCAGGAGATAAGTATTTCTTTGACTACAGTTTGTACTTTCACATTCccaggcttttttttaatgcctgcCCTCGTCAGGGTGCCAGGGGTTAATGGTCAGTGA
- the PIGW gene encoding phosphatidylinositol-glycan biosynthesis class W protein → MSQKQLKEAFVSNLNGTSLLEISVGLSLAPLCLLCRGLLLILYYLHYGKPVSSRKYSLLLDFLVLVSPLVFSCTLLSPIIFFVPVILAAFCAGIFSKIYSQRKQETRVPFGQIVKEFQQTYLDPEYIPAITVFRVYVNVLTSISILAVDFPQYPRRYAKAETYGTGVMDLGVGAFIFGNALVCPEVRQKSSVAQPKFSSLARQLFSVWPLISLGIGRLMSIKSIEYHEHTSEYGVHWNFFFTLAFVRLAASLLLAMFPRNKSWILALTVAVLYQLILNTTSLKTFLLHGSSGRGSRAGFLDANREGLFSLWGYLAIYLASVQVGLWLQRCRSSVQDWLGALWGLTWAVVVLLLSLHVSQAHTDRVSRRMANLSYCLWVIAHCLLLLGLFVGTDLMLVFTKLLVQGSSVPCCWNVVQPPDSNKKHGMEAMGREDKVPHLCLVSAINKNQLLFFLLANIMTGAVNILVDTIHSKAAFALCILHLYMFLNCLMMYILHAKNIVLKFW, encoded by the coding sequence atGTCCCAAAAACAGCTGAAAGAAGCCTTTGTCAGCAACCTGAACGGAACTAGTTTGCTGGAAATTTCTGTGGGCTTGTCCCTGGCTCCACTgtgcctgctctgcagagggctcCTCCTCATTCTGTACTACCTGCACTATGGAAAACCTGTGAGTTCCAGGAAATACAGCCTGCTGCTAGACTTCCTGGTGCTGGTATCTCCTCTCGTGTTCTCCTGCACACTCTTGTCTCCAATCATCTTTTTCGTACCAGTTATTCTTGCTGCCTTCTGTGCtggaatattttccaaaatatacAGCCAAAGAAAACAGGAGACCAGAGTGCCCTTTGGGCAAATTGTAAAAGAGTTCCAGCAGACATACTTGGACCCTGAATACATTCCAGCAATAACCGTGTTCCGTGTCTATGTCAATGTGCTGACATCCATCAGCATTTTAGCCGTGGATTTCCCGCAGTATCCCAGGCGCTACGCCAAGGCTGAGACCTACGGCACAGGAGTTATGGATTTGGGGGTTGGAGCTTTTATCTTTGGCAATGCTCTGGTTTGTCCTGAGGTTCGGCAGAAGTCTTCTGTGGCACAACCAAAGTTTTCCAGCCTGGCCAGGCAGTTGTTTTCCGTGTGGCCGTTGATCTCCCTGGGCATTGGACGGCTGATGAGCATTAAATCCATAGAGTACCATGAACACACGTCGGAATATGGAGTGCACTGGAATTTCTTCTTTACCTTGGCATTTGTGAGACTTGCAGCATCTCTGCTTTTAGCCATGTTTCCAAGAAATAAATCTTGGATCTTGGCCCTAACTGTAGCTGTACTTTATCAGCTCATTCTTAACACTACTTCCCTGAAGACGTTTCTTCTGCACGGGAGCAGcggcagaggcagcagggctggattcCTGGATGCCAACAGAGAAGGGCTGTTCTCTCTTTGGGGCTATCTGGCCATTTACCTGGCGAGTGTGCAggtggggctgtggctgcagaggtgCAGGAGTTCAGTGCAGGACTGGCTCGGGGCACTGTGGGGTTTGACCTGGGCAGTTGTGGTGCTGTTGCTGTCCCTTCACGTGTCACAGGCACACACGGACCGCGTGTCCCGCCGCATGGCCAACCTCTCCTACTGCCTGTGGGTCATTGCCCACTGCCTGCTGCTCTTGGGCCTTTTTGTGGGCACTGATCTCATGCTGGTGTTCACAAAGCTGCTGGTGCAGGGGTCCAGTGTGCCCTGTTGCTGGAATGTTGTGCAGCCCCCTGATTCCAATAAAAAGCACGGAATGGAGGCCATGGGAAGGGAAGACAAGGTGCCACACCTTTGCCTGGTCAGTGCTATTAACAAAAATCAACTGCTGTTTTTCCTGCTAGCAAATATTATGACTGGTGCTGTGAATATCCTGGTAGATACAATCCACAGCAAGGCTGCCTTTGCACTATGCATATTGCACTTGTATATGTTTTTGAACTGTTTAATGATGTATATATTGCATGCCAAAAATATAGTATTAAAGTTTTGGTGA
- the LOC139681616 gene encoding lysophosphatidic acid receptor 1-B-like has protein sequence MSGFPNCSANHTNIWSRYLVLALGIPQLTINVASVIFNCTVIFTRLATKDLHKPISILFCNLAVSDLFTSFSGFWISMLFITNPDITIFGSKDMLAPYALYTTSILSTIYNLVSIGVERYLAVAESMRTRFRVARNHSIAVVFINWVLAFFLGCLPLMGWNCLHTEKSVSVLYSPFCVHYLIFIAIPNFVVAFIIPLFTYLRIIIILRKRKLRMKACGQATGTYKSAEIQVARTSIFIWLLALISYAPFFAGVIFDATNQRCHIDLYPGVYIFRNCTAMLITINCLGNPIIYTLKLKTLGAKLKALKCLSINRVRACTIENI, from the coding sequence ATGAGTGGATTCCCAAACTGCTCAGCTAATCACACAAACATCTGGAGTCGTTATTTGGTCCTTGCCCTGGGCATCCCTCAGCTGACCATCAACGTGGCATCCGTGATCTTCAACTGCACCGTCATCTTCACCCGCCTGGCCACGAAGGACCTGCACAAGCCCATCTCCATTCTCTTCTGCAATTTGGCTGTTTCTGATCTCTTCACCAGCTTCTCTGGCTTTTGGATTTCCATGCTGTTCATCACCAACCCTGACATCACGATCTTTGGATCCAAGGACATGCTGGCACCGTACGCCTTGTACACAACGTCCATTCTATCCACCATCTACAACCTGGTGAGCATCGGCGTCGAACGGTACCTGGCTGTGGCCGAGAGCATGAGGACAAGGTTCAGGGTGGCCAGAAACCATTCCATAGCTGTGGTTTTCATCAACTGGGTCCTTGCTTTCTTTCTGGGCTGCTTGCCATTGATGGGGTGGAACTGCTTGCACACAGAGAAGAGTGTCTCAGTCCTCTACAGCCCGTTCTGTGTCCACTACCTCATCTTCATCGCCATCCCCAACTTCGTGGTGGCCTTCATCATACCTCTGTTCACTTACCTTAGAATCATCATCatcctgaggaagaggaagctGAGGATGAAGGCGTGTGGACAAGCCACCGGCACCTACAAATCAGCTGAAATCCAAGTGGCCAGAACCAGCATCTTCATTTGGCTGCTGGCACTGATCTCCTACGCCCCTTTCTTTGCCGGGGTCATATTCGATGCCACCAACCAGCGGTGCCACATCGACCTCTACCCGGGCGTCTACATTTTCCGGAACTGCACGGCCATGCTGATCACCATCAACTGCCTGGGAAACCCCATCATCTACACCCTCAAACTCAAAACTCTGGGGGCCAAGCTCAAGGCTCTGAAATGCCTCTCCATCAACCGTGTCCGAGCCTGCACCATCGAGAACATCTAG